One Nitrospira defluvii DNA window includes the following coding sequences:
- the glnD gene encoding [protein-PII] uridylyltransferase, whose amino-acid sequence MVHEAPLVVSQLLAEQRQAIQQRLLAGASGEEVVTATTDLVDGLIVGRYRTAARAGGEALTTVGFQQCCLVAIGGYGRRELAPHSDIDLMFLFHPDAAKVMPELVKQVLHPLWDSGFQVGHSVRTIQDCIDLGLADLTVRTSMMEARFLAGSPELFQQFHARYVRKVVSSGFDAYLEQKVAERQREYQKFGETVYLLEPNVKKSQGGLRDLHLLQWIGSARFHAPTIRELSDRGILSQADYRALKEAREFLLRVRSFLHIRAGMAQEILTFDEQVWLANQLGFTDRPHLLAVEQFMQQYYRHTMGLHAALMRFVERCRRRTLWQRVSRWLPAQRIERYFAIDGEALTVPAESRSQVLGKPALLLTLFDLARSRKLSIDPSLLEDIHRHAETLSVEQFHSPETGRTFLSILAGPGTAKALESMHRAHLLEKLVPAFSRVRGLMQFNQYHKYTVDEHSLLAVAKAEALAEHPGVLGDVYREIKRKDLLHLALLLHDLGKGHEEDHSEVGKRLAEETAARLGFDERESRTLVMLVHRHLLMAHTAFRRDPYDEKVLLPFAREVGTPEVLRKLLALTAADIAAVGPDVLTKWKESLLVELYLRAMQEVSGERETADEPQRLARIADDVVAQASDNQNLPNDKAWIRSELEQFPLRYAYGTSPRRIAVHLGAIRRLQPGGVVIETEFNAPLGTCEYAVIAHNDVIPGLFSKIAGVMAAGGLQILDAQIVTRRDGVVVDTFQVADPDYQGEPPMDRRESIAATITDVLTGRQSIEAVMRRGARLSLGRSLPAHRQPAEVRIDNETSDRFTILDVFADDRQGLLYIITNAIFQLGLSVHASRISTRLDQVADVFYVTSMDGKKVEEVGRLETIRASILNEIEVFLGAHAA is encoded by the coding sequence ATGGTGCACGAGGCCCCACTGGTGGTGTCCCAACTGCTGGCCGAACAACGCCAGGCGATTCAGCAGCGATTGCTGGCCGGTGCCTCGGGTGAGGAGGTGGTGACGGCTACGACGGATTTGGTGGACGGGCTGATTGTCGGCCGCTACCGGACTGCAGCCCGCGCCGGCGGCGAAGCGCTGACGACGGTGGGCTTTCAGCAGTGCTGTCTGGTCGCCATCGGAGGGTATGGGCGGCGGGAATTGGCGCCGCATTCCGATATCGATCTGATGTTTCTCTTTCATCCGGATGCCGCCAAGGTGATGCCGGAGTTGGTGAAACAGGTGCTCCATCCGCTCTGGGACAGCGGGTTCCAGGTCGGACATAGCGTACGGACTATTCAGGACTGTATCGATTTGGGTTTAGCGGATCTCACGGTCCGGACCTCGATGATGGAGGCCCGGTTTCTTGCGGGGAGCCCCGAACTGTTTCAGCAGTTTCATGCGCGGTATGTGCGGAAAGTCGTGTCGAGCGGGTTCGATGCCTATCTCGAACAGAAAGTGGCCGAGCGTCAGCGTGAATACCAGAAGTTCGGCGAGACGGTGTATCTTCTGGAGCCGAACGTCAAGAAGAGTCAAGGCGGCTTGCGAGATCTGCACCTGTTGCAATGGATTGGTTCGGCCCGGTTCCACGCGCCCACCATCCGGGAACTGTCCGATCGCGGCATTCTGTCCCAGGCCGACTATCGTGCGCTCAAAGAGGCGCGGGAGTTTCTCCTCCGCGTGCGCTCGTTTCTCCACATTCGTGCCGGCATGGCACAGGAAATTCTCACCTTTGATGAGCAGGTCTGGCTGGCGAACCAGTTGGGCTTCACCGATCGACCTCATCTGCTGGCCGTCGAACAGTTCATGCAGCAGTACTACCGGCACACCATGGGGCTGCATGCGGCCTTGATGCGATTTGTCGAACGATGTCGGCGTCGAACCTTGTGGCAGCGGGTGTCGCGGTGGTTGCCGGCTCAGCGGATCGAGCGATATTTCGCCATCGACGGCGAAGCCTTGACGGTGCCCGCCGAGTCGCGCTCCCAGGTGTTGGGAAAACCGGCATTACTCCTGACGCTGTTTGATCTCGCGCGATCGCGCAAGCTGAGCATCGATCCGTCACTGCTGGAAGACATTCACCGGCATGCCGAAACACTGTCCGTCGAGCAGTTCCATTCGCCGGAGACCGGACGCACCTTCCTGTCGATTCTGGCCGGGCCCGGTACGGCAAAAGCTTTGGAATCAATGCATCGCGCGCATCTGCTGGAGAAACTCGTGCCGGCCTTCTCGCGGGTCCGTGGGCTGATGCAGTTCAATCAGTACCACAAGTACACCGTCGACGAGCATAGTTTACTGGCGGTGGCGAAGGCCGAGGCCCTGGCCGAGCATCCCGGCGTGTTAGGGGACGTGTACCGAGAGATTAAGCGGAAGGACCTGCTGCATTTGGCCCTGCTCCTTCATGATTTGGGAAAAGGCCATGAAGAAGACCACAGTGAGGTCGGGAAGCGGTTGGCGGAAGAGACTGCCGCACGTCTAGGGTTCGATGAGCGGGAGTCACGAACCCTAGTGATGCTCGTTCATCGCCACCTGCTGATGGCTCACACGGCATTTCGTCGCGATCCGTATGACGAGAAGGTGCTGCTTCCCTTTGCCCGCGAAGTCGGGACGCCGGAGGTCTTGCGAAAACTCTTGGCGCTGACGGCTGCGGACATCGCAGCGGTCGGTCCGGATGTGCTCACGAAATGGAAAGAGTCTTTGCTCGTGGAGTTGTATCTGCGGGCGATGCAGGAGGTCTCCGGCGAGCGTGAAACCGCGGATGAGCCGCAGCGGTTGGCGCGCATCGCCGATGACGTGGTGGCACAGGCATCGGACAACCAAAATCTGCCGAACGACAAGGCCTGGATTCGATCAGAACTCGAACAATTCCCTCTGCGGTATGCCTACGGCACGAGTCCGAGGCGGATTGCCGTCCATCTGGGCGCCATTCGCCGTCTGCAACCGGGCGGCGTCGTGATCGAAACGGAATTCAACGCGCCGCTGGGTACCTGTGAATATGCCGTCATAGCGCATAACGATGTGATCCCGGGCTTGTTCTCAAAGATCGCCGGGGTCATGGCGGCGGGCGGGCTGCAGATCCTGGATGCGCAAATTGTGACACGAAGGGATGGTGTGGTCGTGGATACCTTTCAGGTCGCCGACCCGGATTACCAGGGTGAGCCTCCTATGGACCGGCGCGAGTCGATTGCGGCAACGATTACGGACGTGCTGACCGGTCGGCAATCGATCGAGGCGGTGATGCGGCGTGGAGCCCGGTTGAGTCTGGGGCGATCGTTGCCCGCTCACAGACAGCCGGCGGAAGTGCGGATCGACAACGAGACATCCGACCGCTTTACCATTCTTGATGTTTTTGCGGATGATCGGCAGGGATTGCTGTACATTATCACGAACGCCATTTTTCAGTTAGGGTTGTCGGTGCATGCGTCCCGGATTTCCACCAGGCTGGATCAGGTGGCCGACGTGTTCTATGTGACCAGTATGGACGGGAAAAAAGTGGAAGAGGTCGGCCGTCTGGAAACCATCCGGGCGTCGATCCTTAATGAGATTGAAGTGTTTCTTGGGGCTCATGCGGCGTAA
- a CDS encoding P-II family nitrogen regulator, producing the protein MKLIEAIVKPFKLDEVKDALLEIGIQGMTVTEVKGFGRQKGHKETYRGQEYTIEFVPKVKIEVAVNDGQVQRVLETITRAAKTGSIGDGKIFVRELTSAVRIRTGETGESAL; encoded by the coding sequence ATGAAATTAATCGAAGCCATCGTCAAACCGTTCAAGCTCGACGAAGTGAAAGACGCCCTCCTTGAAATCGGGATTCAGGGCATGACGGTCACGGAAGTGAAGGGCTTCGGCCGTCAGAAGGGGCATAAGGAAACCTACCGCGGCCAGGAGTACACCATTGAATTCGTGCCGAAGGTGAAAATCGAAGTCGCGGTGAACGATGGGCAGGTCCAACGCGTGCTCGAGACCATCACGCGTGCGGCGAAAACGGGCAGCATCGGCGACGGAAAAATCTTCGTGCGGGAGCTCACCTCCGCTGTCAGGATTCGGACGGGTGAAACGGGGGAAAGCGCCCTCTAA
- a CDS encoding ammonium transporter encodes MVKASAQRKTVIVGAAAGLVLLTGLGGGQAWADATTLKVDSGDTAWVLVSSAFVLAMLMPGLALFYGGLVRTKNVLGTIMQSVMILSVVSLLWILCGYSLAFGPDKGGVIGGLDWIGLSGVGSQPHPSYAPTIPHQAFMLFQMMFAAIAPALITGAFAERKRFTSAVLFGALWSVLVYVPLAHWIWGGGWLAQMGALDFAGGAVIHISSGAAALVCAIVLGKRRGYGTDYMAPHNLPMTLLGAGFLWFGWFGFNGGSALGANGIAVSAILATHAAAAMGAISWCGAEWMHRGKPTVLGVASGAVAGLATVTPAAGYIGPLSAIGIGLVAGMSCYAAIVWKGRFGYDDSLDVVGIHGVGGVIGVLATGLCASKVVNPGGADGLFFGSPGFFGVQVLVVIVTTVFSLVATFVILKLVDALTGLRVSSEEEATGLDLSQHNERAYS; translated from the coding sequence ATGGTGAAGGCATCGGCACAGCGGAAAACGGTCATCGTGGGTGCGGCAGCGGGCTTGGTCCTGCTCACGGGGCTCGGAGGCGGGCAAGCCTGGGCGGACGCGACAACGCTCAAGGTGGATAGTGGTGATACGGCATGGGTGCTGGTGTCGTCGGCATTCGTGCTGGCGATGCTGATGCCGGGGTTGGCGCTGTTTTATGGCGGGCTCGTGCGCACGAAGAACGTGCTGGGCACGATCATGCAGAGCGTCATGATTTTGAGTGTGGTCAGCCTCTTGTGGATTCTGTGTGGCTACAGTTTGGCGTTCGGGCCGGACAAGGGCGGGGTGATCGGGGGATTGGATTGGATCGGCCTCAGCGGGGTCGGCAGTCAGCCCCATCCGAGTTACGCGCCGACGATTCCGCACCAGGCCTTCATGCTGTTTCAGATGATGTTTGCGGCCATTGCGCCGGCGTTGATCACCGGTGCGTTTGCCGAACGCAAACGGTTTACCTCGGCCGTGCTGTTCGGCGCCCTCTGGTCGGTGCTGGTCTATGTGCCGTTGGCCCATTGGATCTGGGGCGGAGGGTGGCTGGCCCAGATGGGGGCGTTAGACTTTGCCGGAGGCGCCGTGATTCATATCAGTTCCGGCGCGGCGGCTCTGGTCTGTGCGATTGTCTTGGGCAAACGGCGAGGGTACGGCACGGACTATATGGCACCCCACAATTTGCCGATGACCCTCCTGGGGGCCGGGTTTCTCTGGTTCGGATGGTTCGGGTTTAACGGCGGCAGTGCGTTGGGCGCGAATGGGATTGCGGTGTCGGCCATTCTCGCCACCCATGCCGCGGCGGCTATGGGAGCAATTTCCTGGTGTGGAGCCGAATGGATGCATCGCGGAAAACCGACGGTCCTGGGTGTGGCCAGCGGTGCGGTCGCCGGCCTGGCGACGGTGACGCCCGCGGCCGGGTATATCGGCCCGTTATCCGCGATCGGCATCGGCTTGGTGGCCGGCATGTCCTGCTATGCGGCAATTGTCTGGAAGGGGCGATTCGGCTATGATGACTCGCTTGACGTCGTGGGCATCCACGGAGTCGGAGGGGTGATCGGGGTGCTGGCTACAGGCCTCTGTGCCAGCAAGGTCGTCAATCCCGGAGGCGCTGATGGATTGTTCTTCGGGAGTCCTGGGTTCTTCGGCGTCCAAGTCCTGGTTGTGATCGTGACCACGGTCTTCTCTTTGGTCGCTACCTTTGTCATCCTCAAACTGGTTGATGCCCTGACAGGATTGCGGGTTTCGTCCGAGGAGGAAGCGACCGGGTTGGATTTGAGCCAACATAATGAACGCGCGTACTCATGA
- a CDS encoding DUF6733 family protein: MNMLVGRKARAWVLGLALLAGGTGSVLVEAHAATTDDLMDTTKHPVSVTMAMQADSFFGFNPSIYGTYGLTDNIALAFNFTYWTMINGVGVHDNAPWLETDVGLNFTFLDKRLSVTPMIGFVHGSLLSSRGGFFPNGGGSVNERTTAFEGAVPNIIANYVDDRFEGEFYLGYYKAIRSEGGSGGGGATGCSGLVDTNCLGTSQTGGRGTWDFLHYWVSAGVRMNSMWSLGAHYEHLLTTRDSSAPGAAQDYYRWIGPYVEMKLPGNMAFRFTAGKDLTDNQDFYKLKFTKTF, translated from the coding sequence ATGAATATGCTGGTTGGGCGGAAGGCACGGGCATGGGTGTTGGGATTGGCATTGCTGGCGGGTGGTACGGGAAGCGTGCTCGTCGAGGCACACGCCGCGACGACGGACGACCTGATGGATACGACCAAACACCCCGTGTCGGTGACCATGGCGATGCAGGCCGACAGTTTTTTCGGGTTTAATCCCTCCATATACGGCACCTACGGATTGACCGATAACATCGCACTCGCCTTCAACTTCACCTATTGGACCATGATCAACGGTGTGGGCGTACATGACAATGCGCCCTGGCTCGAAACGGACGTGGGTCTGAACTTTACATTCCTCGACAAACGCCTGTCCGTCACCCCGATGATCGGGTTTGTGCATGGCAGCCTTCTGTCTTCGCGCGGCGGCTTCTTTCCCAACGGCGGCGGCAGTGTGAATGAGCGGACCACGGCCTTTGAAGGTGCGGTGCCGAACATCATCGCGAACTATGTGGACGATCGTTTCGAAGGCGAGTTCTATCTGGGCTACTACAAGGCAATCCGTAGCGAAGGCGGCAGCGGAGGCGGCGGGGCGACCGGGTGCAGCGGGCTCGTCGATACCAATTGCTTGGGCACCAGTCAGACCGGTGGCCGGGGCACGTGGGACTTTCTCCACTACTGGGTCAGCGCGGGTGTGCGCATGAACAGCATGTGGTCCCTCGGCGCGCATTACGAACATCTGCTGACCACGCGTGACAGCAGTGCTCCCGGCGCAGCGCAAGACTATTACCGCTGGATCGGTCCGTACGTTGAAATGAAGTTGCCGGGCAACATGGCTTTCCGGTTCACGGCGGGGAAAGACCTGACAGACAATCAAGATTTCTATAAGCTGAAGTTCACGAAGACGTTTTAA
- a CDS encoding NAD+ synthase gives MRSLRIAMAQINPTVGDIDGNTALIKAWIKEARRAKPDIVAFPELAITGYPPEDLLFKARFIDDTQRALKAITAEAHGLVVVVGYVGREGTGVTASEAAAMPSAGRHDLYNAAAVLAERRIVANYCKRHLPNYGVFDESRYFHPGTRLPLLILNGTTIGVNICEDIWYPEGPSRAQAAAGAEVIVNINASPFHVGKSRVREQVLATRARENRVFVTYTNTVGGQDELVFDGCSVIVDQTGEIVARGKAFAQDLLVADLDVAAVGRARQGEGRKKPVPPRVAALIDRVEVRVPARKSSSTVVPPLGLPLERVDEAYRALVLGVQDYVLKNGFRRVVIGLSGGVDSALTAVIAVDALGADNVLGVFMPSPYTSRASREDVADLARRLRIQVETLSITTTFKSYLRTLSKPFAGSRPDTTEENLQARIRGNLLMAYSNKFGHLVLTTGNKSEMSVGYATLYGDMAGGFAVIKDVPKTMVYELSHLRNLVGPEPVIPKRVLERAPTAELRPDQKDEDSLPPYSILDPILKAYVEEDRALEDIVAMGFDRETVARVMVMVDRSEYKRRQAPLGIKITHRAFGKDRRMPITNGYR, from the coding sequence ATGCGATCGCTGCGAATCGCCATGGCTCAGATCAACCCCACCGTCGGTGATATCGACGGGAATACGGCGCTGATTAAGGCCTGGATTAAGGAAGCGCGGCGGGCCAAGCCGGACATCGTGGCATTTCCTGAATTGGCCATTACCGGCTATCCGCCGGAGGACCTGTTGTTCAAGGCCCGCTTTATCGATGACACGCAGCGTGCGTTGAAGGCGATTACAGCGGAGGCCCATGGATTGGTGGTGGTCGTGGGTTATGTCGGCCGTGAAGGGACCGGGGTGACCGCGTCCGAGGCGGCGGCCATGCCATCTGCCGGTCGGCATGACTTATACAACGCTGCGGCAGTGCTGGCCGAACGCCGGATCGTCGCCAATTACTGCAAACGACACCTGCCGAATTACGGGGTGTTCGATGAAAGCCGGTACTTTCATCCCGGCACTCGCCTTCCCCTGCTGATCCTCAATGGCACCACGATCGGGGTCAACATTTGCGAAGACATCTGGTATCCAGAAGGTCCCTCTCGCGCGCAAGCGGCGGCTGGCGCCGAGGTGATCGTCAACATCAATGCCTCGCCGTTTCATGTCGGGAAAAGCCGCGTGCGAGAGCAGGTCTTGGCGACGCGCGCCCGTGAGAATCGTGTGTTCGTCACCTACACGAACACAGTAGGCGGGCAGGATGAACTGGTCTTTGACGGCTGCAGCGTGATCGTGGATCAGACGGGTGAGATCGTTGCGAGGGGCAAAGCCTTCGCACAGGATCTGTTGGTTGCGGACCTTGACGTGGCGGCTGTCGGGCGGGCGCGCCAAGGTGAGGGGCGGAAGAAGCCCGTGCCGCCGCGCGTGGCGGCCCTGATTGATCGGGTGGAGGTACGGGTGCCGGCGCGAAAATCGTCGTCCACGGTGGTCCCGCCTCTGGGGCTCCCGTTGGAGCGTGTGGATGAGGCCTACCGTGCCCTGGTGCTCGGGGTGCAGGATTATGTGCTCAAGAACGGCTTCAGGCGGGTCGTTATAGGGCTCAGCGGCGGCGTGGATTCGGCCTTGACGGCGGTCATCGCGGTCGATGCATTGGGCGCAGACAATGTGCTGGGGGTGTTCATGCCCTCGCCCTACACGTCGCGAGCGAGTCGGGAAGATGTGGCTGATCTGGCCCGGCGCCTGCGCATTCAGGTGGAGACCCTGTCGATCACGACGACCTTCAAGAGTTACCTCAGGACGTTGTCGAAGCCGTTCGCCGGCAGTCGCCCCGACACAACCGAGGAGAATCTGCAGGCCCGGATCAGGGGAAATCTGCTGATGGCCTATTCGAATAAGTTCGGCCATCTGGTGCTGACCACCGGGAATAAGAGCGAGATGAGCGTCGGATACGCCACGTTGTACGGCGACATGGCCGGAGGATTCGCCGTCATCAAGGACGTGCCGAAGACCATGGTGTATGAGCTGTCGCATCTGCGAAATCTGGTCGGGCCGGAGCCGGTCATTCCCAAACGCGTGCTGGAGCGAGCACCGACCGCGGAGCTGCGCCCCGACCAAAAGGACGAAGACAGTCTGCCGCCGTATTCCATACTTGATCCGATTTTGAAAGCCTATGTCGAGGAAGATCGCGCACTGGAAGACATCGTCGCGATGGGGTTCGATCGGGAGACGGTCGCACGGGTCATGGTGATGGTCGATCGCAGTGAGTACAAGCGGCGGCAGGCCCCGCTCGGCATCAAGATTACGCATCGGGCATTCGGCAAAGATCGCCGGATGCCAATTACCAACGGATATCGGTAG
- a CDS encoding CC0125/CC1285 family lipoprotein, with amino-acid sequence MSRVRDAVLLLMMVATTACATGQYQPLAGAAREEVEQLKDNVYRVEYSVSSFTSQSQLDAYLQRRCAELTLREGYDIFHLAQRADVLAFSRRTSMTVTMYKGQKPVWADDVYDARDVLARSAVVLSGD; translated from the coding sequence ATGTCGAGGGTGAGGGATGCCGTTCTCCTCCTGATGATGGTCGCGACCACTGCCTGCGCGACGGGGCAATACCAGCCGCTGGCGGGAGCTGCGAGAGAGGAAGTTGAGCAACTCAAGGACAATGTCTATCGCGTCGAGTACAGTGTCAGTTCGTTTACCTCGCAATCACAGTTGGACGCATACTTGCAGCGCCGTTGTGCCGAACTGACGCTGCGCGAAGGGTATGACATTTTTCACTTGGCTCAGCGCGCCGATGTTCTGGCGTTCTCGCGTCGAACGTCCATGACGGTGACAATGTATAAGGGCCAGAAACCGGTTTGGGCAGACGATGTCTACGATGCCAGGGACGTGCTGGCCCGGTCGGCAGTTGTCTTGAGCGGCGATTAA
- a CDS encoding GAF and ANTAR domain-containing protein, protein MAPKRTVPQLEQALREKTREVDVLHRISESISSTLDLESVLRHIVDVVVEATKADACLLYLLSDKRDELILRASKNPHPKLIGRITIGMGEGITGWVARERTRVVIPNSASDDSRFKFFHNLPEDRYQAFVSVPITTKQEVVGVINVQHKRSRRYRMDELALLSTIATQVGGAIENARLYDQMTRKALQLDTLSQVSETLSSNRLIEDVLQLIVTMTAQMMGSKICSIILLDQTTGELRIAATQSLSEEYRRKPNVKVGQSISGRAVQDRRPIIVPDVTKEGSYMYPDMAAKEGLCSLLCVPMLVREKAIGVINTYTSTPHTFTAEEVKLMQAIANQAAISIEHTTLLEKSFEMQEALQVRKLLDRAKGYLMRAKRLSEEEAFKLIQRQSMDLRKSMREIAEAILLAGEIEDRADKNRG, encoded by the coding sequence ATGGCGCCGAAGCGAACCGTGCCTCAATTGGAACAGGCCTTGCGGGAGAAAACGCGGGAAGTCGATGTGCTGCACCGCATCAGTGAGTCGATCAGCAGCACGCTCGATCTGGAATCCGTGCTTCGTCATATCGTCGACGTCGTGGTGGAAGCGACGAAGGCCGATGCCTGTCTCTTGTATCTGCTGTCCGACAAGAGGGACGAACTGATTTTACGAGCCTCGAAGAATCCCCATCCTAAGCTGATCGGTCGCATCACCATCGGAATGGGCGAAGGTATTACCGGCTGGGTCGCGCGAGAACGGACCCGGGTCGTGATTCCAAACAGCGCCAGCGATGACTCGCGCTTCAAATTTTTTCATAACCTTCCTGAGGACCGCTACCAAGCGTTCGTCTCCGTGCCTATCACGACTAAACAGGAAGTGGTCGGCGTGATCAATGTGCAGCACAAGCGCTCACGACGCTATCGCATGGATGAATTGGCGCTCCTGTCGACTATTGCGACGCAAGTCGGCGGGGCGATTGAGAATGCTCGCCTCTATGACCAGATGACGCGGAAGGCTCTCCAGTTGGATACCTTGTCGCAAGTGTCGGAGACCCTCTCCTCCAATCGTTTGATCGAAGACGTGCTGCAATTGATCGTGACGATGACGGCCCAGATGATGGGATCGAAAATCTGTTCCATTATCTTGTTGGATCAAACGACAGGCGAACTTCGCATCGCCGCCACGCAAAGCCTCAGTGAGGAATATCGACGAAAACCGAATGTGAAGGTTGGCCAGAGCATCAGCGGTCGGGCGGTGCAAGACCGTCGGCCGATTATTGTGCCGGATGTGACCAAAGAAGGTTCGTACATGTATCCGGACATGGCCGCGAAAGAAGGGCTCTGTTCGTTGCTGTGCGTGCCGATGCTGGTACGGGAAAAGGCGATCGGCGTTATCAATACCTATACGTCCACGCCGCACACCTTCACGGCCGAAGAAGTGAAGCTGATGCAGGCCATCGCCAATCAGGCGGCGATTTCCATCGAGCACACGACGCTGTTGGAGAAGTCGTTCGAGATGCAGGAGGCATTACAGGTCCGCAAGCTGCTCGATCGGGCCAAGGGCTATCTCATGCGGGCGAAGCGCCTGTCCGAAGAAGAGGCGTTCAAGCTCATTCAGCGGCAGAGCATGGACCTCCGGAAATCCATGCGCGAAATTGCCGAAGCGATTTTGTTGGCCGGCGAGATTGAAGATCGGGCCGATAAGAATAGAGGGTAA
- the aroB gene encoding 3-dehydroquinate synthase, whose amino-acid sequence MAQQTIHVALGTRSYDIRIRRGLVNDLGVELTRLRRTGKVGVITDRHLAGHYLKPVMRVLKAAGFTVTPIILPPGEQTKTLRSIAKVMDALVDARFERSSTLLALGGGVVGDLTGFAAAIYQRGIPFVQVPTSLVAQVDSSVGGKTGVDHPKGKNLIGAFNQPKAVLIDPATLHTLPPREWVAGLAEVIKYGVIADAPFFEYLEQHMARILTLDDVVVAHIVRRSCEIKAEVVSEDEREADRRRILNFGHTIGHALESLGGYKGLIHGEAVAVGMVYEADLARHLGYCGQEVVDRLRRLVEASGLPARMPDVTFQDLWSAMQQDKKVSAGTVYCVVPESIGAVRVVALPQQETRAWFATVRRREPRVRSAVAGRRRVR is encoded by the coding sequence ATGGCTCAGCAGACCATCCACGTTGCGCTCGGTACGCGGAGCTACGACATTCGCATCCGGCGTGGGCTGGTGAACGATCTTGGCGTAGAACTAACCCGGCTTCGTCGCACAGGAAAAGTCGGGGTGATCACCGATCGGCATCTTGCCGGCCATTACCTGAAGCCGGTGATGCGTGTGTTGAAGGCTGCCGGGTTCACAGTCACACCGATTATCTTGCCTCCAGGAGAGCAAACGAAAACGCTTCGCTCCATCGCGAAGGTAATGGATGCATTGGTGGACGCTCGCTTTGAACGGAGTTCCACGTTGCTGGCCTTGGGAGGCGGCGTGGTGGGGGATTTGACCGGATTTGCCGCAGCGATCTATCAGCGAGGTATTCCCTTTGTGCAGGTCCCGACCAGTTTGGTGGCGCAAGTCGACTCCAGCGTGGGGGGGAAAACTGGGGTAGATCATCCCAAAGGAAAGAACTTGATCGGCGCCTTCAACCAGCCGAAGGCCGTGCTGATCGATCCGGCTACGCTCCATACGTTGCCCCCGCGTGAATGGGTCGCAGGGCTGGCGGAAGTCATTAAGTATGGAGTGATCGCGGACGCACCGTTTTTTGAGTATTTGGAGCAGCACATGGCGCGGATCCTCACGCTGGACGACGTGGTGGTCGCGCACATTGTGAGGCGGTCTTGTGAAATCAAGGCGGAGGTCGTGTCGGAAGACGAGCGCGAAGCCGATCGGCGGCGTATTCTGAATTTTGGGCATACGATCGGGCATGCATTGGAATCGCTTGGCGGGTACAAGGGACTCATTCACGGTGAGGCGGTTGCGGTTGGTATGGTGTATGAGGCCGATCTGGCACGACACCTCGGCTACTGCGGCCAGGAGGTGGTGGATCGGTTACGTCGGCTGGTGGAAGCGTCCGGCCTACCCGCGCGTATGCCCGACGTGACGTTCCAAGACCTGTGGAGCGCCATGCAGCAGGACAAGAAGGTGTCCGCTGGAACAGTCTATTGCGTAGTTCCCGAATCAATCGGAGCGGTGCGGGTTGTCGCCCTTCCCCAGCAGGAGACACGGGCCTGGTTTGCGACCGTTCGCCGCCGTGAACCACGCGTCCGGAGCGCCGTCGCCGGCAGGCGGCGGGTGCGGTAG